DNA sequence from the Oligoflexus sp. genome:
ACCAGGGTGGCCTTCACGCCATCCGTCAGGCGGCCCATCATATCATGCAGTTCCAACTGATCGTCACAGCGAATCTGCACCTTGATCAGCTCGTGGTAATTCAGGGTGGTTTCCACTTCACGCAGAACCGCTTCTGTTACGCCGTACTGGCCGATAATAACCACGGGATTCAGGTGATGGGCCTGTCCACGAAGATATTTGATCTGCTTGCTTGTAAGTTTTTTCATCGCTTTGTTCCTCGATAAGGACCCTTGGTTTAGCTCGAACCCGTCAAGAATGCAAGATTAAAGCAGCACGAAAAAATCCAAATCCGCGGTGGGCAGGAAACGGCCATCATCAATCTTTTCGTCATCCAGATCGCGGCCACTCACGACCTGATAAAGAACGCCAATCCCAACGCGGAAGCCAACTTTCGGGCCACGCCACTGCTGCGAGAGGCTGCAGCCAAAGCGATCGGCGCGCAGATCGGCCAGATCAAAGCGAGCCACATGAGCGGCCAGCACCAGGGTTTCCGTGGGGGTCCTTTGAATTTCGCCAGTCAGTTCAAAACGCTCCTGCGCGAGCCCCAGGAGGGACTGCAGAAGAAGCGAGCGGTGCGTGATATTGTAATTCTCATGCATACGGCTGCCGTCTTCACGCCTGGGATGACCGTTCTCGTCGCGCGTATCATAGTCGGCGTCGGGATACTTTTTCTTCCAAAGACGGCGTTTGCCATCGTCACTGAGTTCGACATCGCCCTTGCCTGAACCAGCTTCCCAGGAACTGTGAACGATCAGGCGCTCCGATACTGCATGACTGAAGACAAGGCGGGGCCGTACACCGGTCACATTGAGTTTGGCGAAATTATCCTTCTGCGAGCCCCAAAAAAGCGAGTCGCGGTTCATGCGCACCAGATCAAGGCCGAGCGAAAGACTTTGCCGCCCGTTCTGCCACACTTCACCGCGTGCGAAAAGATTGGTGGCACCCGCAACGAACGCCGGCAGATCCACGCCGATTCCCATGCGGGGCGTGAGCCCGTATTCCGTCTCGGGTCCGATCTTCCAAACACCATCGGGAACGTAACCGCTGGTCGTTTTGCTCAGCAAACTTGAAAGCGGCGCCACAGGTTCATTTTGAGCCAGGGAAGCGGTTGCAAATCCCAAACAATAGCTTATGATAAGCGCCGTCATCGGCCCCTTCAAAAACGACTGGGGGAAGACAGCTGAGGGTAAGGTTGCGATTCTCTTCATTGCGGTCCGCCTGCTCGGTTGTTCGCGCACATTTGCCTTATTACTTGAGAGAGCCAAAGGGAGCAAGCAGTTTGAGCACGCAAGAACGAATCACGCCGCGTAAATTGAAAGGCTTCCGTGACTATCTGCCGCAGCAAGCCAGCCTCCGCAAGCGCATCCAGGATCGCATCTATCAGAAAGCCTTTCAGGCCGGCTTTTTGCCGATTGATACCCCCGTCCTTGAGTATGCGGAAACTCTGCTTGGAACCGGCGGCACCGATACGGATAAAGAGGTCTATCGCTTTGAAGACCACGGTGAACGTATGGTGGCTTTGCGCTTTGATTTGACCGTTCCCTTCGCGCGCTTCGTGGCGGAAAATTATTCCGAACTCGTGTTCCCCTTTAAAAAAGTGCAGATCGGCAATTCGTGGCGCGGCGAGAAACCTCAGAAGGGCCGTTACCGCGAATTCTGCCAGGCGGATCTGGATATCATTGGCGTCGATTCGCTGGCGGCGGATGTGGAAGTGCTGTCGTGCATCATGAGCAACCTCGTCGAGCTGGTGCCCGGTGCGTTCACGATGGCCATCGGTCATCGCATTATTCTGTCCGCTCTTATCAAAGCCTGTCTGCCCCAGCTGGTGGCCGGCGGTGAAAATCGAACGTTGATCGCCCTCGATAAGCTCGCGAAAATCGGCGAGCCCGCGGTCAAAGACCTTATTCTGCAGATCGAAGGCTCGGAGGCTTCAGGCGCCGATCGCCTTCTGAAAGTTTTGCAGGGACGTGATGCCTCGGGTCAAACCGATTTGAATCCGGTGAAGGAACTGCTTGCGGGAACACCCGCCCTGCAGGAGATCAAGCGACTCGAAGAGACCGCCGGACTTTTGCAAAAGCTTTATCAAAACACCAAGGCCAAAGTTCGGGTGGACCTCAGCATTGCCCGCGGCCTTGGTTACTATACGGGGATTGTCTTTGAAACCACGATTGATGGGCTGGATGGTTTCGGTTCCATCTCGTCAGGTGGACGTTACAACGGCCTCGTCTCGCGTTTTTCCACCCAGGAACTGGCAGGAGTGGGCGGATCCATCGGCGTCGATCGCCTGCTGGCCGCTCTGGAGCAGCTTGGCCTGGCTGATGATAAAACCCGCCGTGGTGTATTCATCGCACTGGCCGGTGAAGAGGGTCGGAGCTACGGATTTCAGTTGCTCGCGGAACTGCGCGCGGCGGGAGTCCTGGCCGACATTGCTCTGAAGGAAGGCAAACTCGGCAATCAGTTCAAGTTTGCTGACAAGCGCCAGTACCAGTACGTTCTGACTCTGGGCGGGGATGAGGTGGCCAGTAAAACAGTCAGCATCAAGGATCTCGCCAGCGGTCAGGAAAGAAAGTCCGTGCCTTGGGTCGACGCCTTTACAGAGCTTTCGCAGCTCAGCTGAGCTTGCGCCGCCGGGTGATGATAGGATAACTTGAAATATCGGGTTCTCAACACAAGGAATTCTCTCAGATGGCTATGACGATGTCTTTTCTGAAAACGGTCCGTGGCAAACAGATCGCGGCCGCTCTGGTGCTTATATTTTTGTCGACCATCGCCATCGATCAGGTCACCAAGCGTCATGCTCAGAACAGCCTGATGACTTACTCCCATCCCACGAACCTCGATATCCACAAAAGCCGAACCGTTCCTGTGGCGTCTGTGGGGCGTCCTGAAGCGCCCTATGAAGAGAACGCCTTTTTCATTCGCATGAATTTTCAGTATGAGCGGAACCGCGGCGCTGCCTTCAGCATGCTGTCGAACCTTCCCGACAACATTCGGGTGCCATTCTTTTATCTCGTGACCTTGATCTGCGTGGTCTACATTTCCTTTTACCTGCGCACCCTGCCGATCAACTTTCACCTGACCCGTTTCGGTCTGGTCATGATCCTGGCGGGTGCCATCGGTAACTTCATCGACCGCATCATTCAGGGTTACGTCATCGACTTTGTTTCCGTGGGCTGGAATATTTTCGGCTGGCGGCATGACTTCGCGGTCTTCAACGTCGCGGATATCGCCATCAACGTCGGCATCATCGCCTTCATCCTGGAAATGATCCTGCGTCGCAAGCCTTTGATTGCGGACTTTGACAGTCCGCCTGAAACCGTGATCGTGAAAAGTTAAGTGCGTTCGGCCAGGGCTCGCGGCAGTCGTTCCGCGAGTCGACGGCCAGCTTCCTCCAGAGTCTCCACTTCCTTGCAAAACGCAAAGCGCACGAGTCGCAGATTCTTCCGCGCGTTCTCCGCATCCAAATAAAAACTCGAAATCGGCAGGCAGGCCACACCCACTTTTTCCGTCAGCCAGGCCGCGAATTCCATATCTGGAATATCCTGGATCTGACTGTAGTCCGCGGTGATGAAGTAGGTGCCTTCCGGCGCTTTGCAGGTGAAGCCATGTTTTCGAAGGATGCCGAGGAGCGTATCGCGACGCCGCGTATACTGCTCGCGGAAATCCAGATAATAGTCCTGCCCCAGCTGATAGGCCGCGATCATGCCAGCCTGCAGCGGTGTGGCGGAACAGAAGACGGTGTACTGATGCGGGATGCGGATGAGTTCCGTTAATTTTTTATCGGCGAAGGTGAAACCCACCTTCCAGCCGGTCAGGCTAAAGGTCTTGGCCGTCGAGGAAATGGTGATCGTGCGGTCCCGCATGCCGTTCAAACGCGCGATCGGCAGATGCCGCGCCGGCGTGAAAAACAGCTCTTCATAGACTTCATCGGTGATCACGATAAGATTTTTTTCCTGGGCCAGGTCGGCGAGACTTTGCAGTTCCTGACGATTGAAGACCTTGCCGCTCGGATTATGCGGACTGTTGAGCAGCAGAACCCTGGTTCGGCTCGTCACGGCTGCGCGCAGTTCATCGACGGAAAACGACCAGTCCGGGGCGCGCAGGGGAACTGTTTTCAAAACAGCACCAGCCATGGCAGTGGCAGCGGGATAGCAATCAAAGAAGGGTTCAAAGGTCAGGACTTCATCCCCGGGTCCGCATAGGCCCATAATGCAGCAGAAGATGGCTTCCGTGGCTCCTGAGAAAACGGTGACCTCGCCGGCGAAGTCGTAGGTGAGCCCGTACTGCTCGGCCTGTCTTTTGGCGAGCTGTCGCCTTAATTCTCCGAGCCCCGTGCTGGGGGCGTACTGATTGAAGTTCCCCCGGATTGCCTGAATGGCTGCTTCCTTGATAGCCGCGGGTCCATCAAAATCGGGAAAGCCTTGAGCCAGGTTTACAGCCTGATGCGCGGCAGCCATCTGGGACATTTTGGAGAAGATCGAACTGGAAAAAGCCTGCCAACGCGATGCGAGCATGAGACGTCCTGGGCAAGGGTTGAGCGAGCGGGTGACCGGACCCGCCCCTCAGTGTCCCGAAAAACAAGCGGCGGCGCAAGAGACTCAACGCAGGGAGTAGTAATGGAGCTGCAGGAAGTCTTTCAGCATATCGACGATCTGCGAACCGTGAAAATTCGCCATACGGAATTTGTGGCAGTCACGATCATAGCCGATATCAATCTTTTGGTTGCCCTGAACGACCGTGAAGAGCAGCTCAGGGATGTCCGCACAGAAGGGCTGACCTTCATCCGTGTCCACCAGCTCCGCGCTGCTGATCGACTGAATGTCCTTCAGCATGGCGGCAGTCAGTTCCTTGCCCATGCGCAGGAGCACCCGACGCTCGACCGAGGGCGTGGGCACATACTTTTGTATTTCCACGATCACAGTCCCATTCTGTTCGATCGTGATGGACGAGGACGGGCAGGTGCCGGGGCAGAATCCGCCCGATTGCTTCAAAAAGGCCACGGGCTTCGCGCTTGCGACCGATGCCATAAGGAAAGCGGTGAGGAGGAGGAAGTGTTTCATGGGTTTCATCCTTTGTTCAAAATGTGAAAGCTTTCTCGCTCCTGGTATAACCAAAAGCGAGAAGGCTGCCTAAACCGAAAATTATTTATGCCAGGCCATTCGTGCCAGACTGAACCATCGCTTGGTGGGAAGAACCCATGATAAGCTTTCGGTTTATTTGCCCCTACGGAAAGCGAGGCCTATGGATATCTTAATCGAATGGATCAGGCAGTTTATTGACATCATCCTGCACATGGACCTGCACCTGAACAACTGGATCACGTTCATGGGACCATGGATCTATGTTCTGGTGTTTATGGTTATCTTCAGTGAGACAGGTCTGGTCGTGGCCCCTTTTCTTCCCGGTGATTCCTTCCTTTTCGCATTGGGCGCGATGGCCGCTGTGGAGAACGCATACCTCAGTCTTCCCATGCTGATCGTGCTCCTGTCCGTTGCGGCGATCCTGGGAGATGCCGTAAATTATCATATAGGGAAGTATCTAGGCCCCCGCGTCTTTTCCAAAGACACGGGCGTGCTTTTGAATAAGAAGCACCTGTTCGCTGCCCAGGCCTTCTATGAAAAACATGGGGGCAAGGCCATCATCATCGCCCGCTTCGCGCCGATCATCAGAACCTTCGCGCCGTTTGTGGCCGGCATTGGGCATATGCGCTACAGCCGCTTTCTGGCCTACAATATCGTCGGCGGCCTTCTTTGGGTTTGGAGCTTTCTCATAGCTGGCTTCATGTTCGGGAATATGCCGACAGTGAAAGACAACTTTCACATCGTGATCTTTGCCATCATTTTTCTCTCACTTCTGCCCGTTGCCATCGAAACATGGCGCGGTTGGAAAGAAAAACAGACCCGCGGCG
Encoded proteins:
- the lspA gene encoding signal peptidase II, giving the protein MAMTMSFLKTVRGKQIAAALVLIFLSTIAIDQVTKRHAQNSLMTYSHPTNLDIHKSRTVPVASVGRPEAPYEENAFFIRMNFQYERNRGAAFSMLSNLPDNIRVPFFYLVTLICVVYISFYLRTLPINFHLTRFGLVMILAGAIGNFIDRIIQGYVIDFVSVGWNIFGWRHDFAVFNVADIAINVGIIAFILEMILRRKPLIADFDSPPETVIVKS
- a CDS encoding aminotransferase class I/II-fold pyridoxal phosphate-dependent enzyme; this encodes MLASRWQAFSSSIFSKMSQMAAAHQAVNLAQGFPDFDGPAAIKEAAIQAIRGNFNQYAPSTGLGELRRQLAKRQAEQYGLTYDFAGEVTVFSGATEAIFCCIMGLCGPGDEVLTFEPFFDCYPAATAMAGAVLKTVPLRAPDWSFSVDELRAAVTSRTRVLLLNSPHNPSGKVFNRQELQSLADLAQEKNLIVITDEVYEELFFTPARHLPIARLNGMRDRTITISSTAKTFSLTGWKVGFTFADKKLTELIRIPHQYTVFCSATPLQAGMIAAYQLGQDYYLDFREQYTRRRDTLLGILRKHGFTCKAPEGTYFITADYSQIQDIPDMEFAAWLTEKVGVACLPISSFYLDAENARKNLRLVRFAFCKEVETLEEAGRRLAERLPRALAERT
- a CDS encoding DedA family protein encodes the protein MDILIEWIRQFIDIILHMDLHLNNWITFMGPWIYVLVFMVIFSETGLVVAPFLPGDSFLFALGAMAAVENAYLSLPMLIVLLSVAAILGDAVNYHIGKYLGPRVFSKDTGVLLNKKHLFAAQAFYEKHGGKAIIIARFAPIIRTFAPFVAGIGHMRYSRFLAYNIVGGLLWVWSFLIAGFMFGNMPTVKDNFHIVIFAIIFLSLLPVAIETWRGWKEKQTRGAALNER
- the yhbY gene encoding ribosome assembly RNA-binding protein YhbY, whose translation is MKKLTSKQIKYLRGQAHHLNPVVIIGQYGVTEAVLREVETTLNYHELIKVQIRCDDQLELHDMMGRLTDGVKATLVQVIGHKAVLYRQSAEKKIKIPV
- the hisS gene encoding histidine--tRNA ligase, which codes for MSTQERITPRKLKGFRDYLPQQASLRKRIQDRIYQKAFQAGFLPIDTPVLEYAETLLGTGGTDTDKEVYRFEDHGERMVALRFDLTVPFARFVAENYSELVFPFKKVQIGNSWRGEKPQKGRYREFCQADLDIIGVDSLAADVEVLSCIMSNLVELVPGAFTMAIGHRIILSALIKACLPQLVAGGENRTLIALDKLAKIGEPAVKDLILQIEGSEASGADRLLKVLQGRDASGQTDLNPVKELLAGTPALQEIKRLEETAGLLQKLYQNTKAKVRVDLSIARGLGYYTGIVFETTIDGLDGFGSISSGGRYNGLVSRFSTQELAGVGGSIGVDRLLAALEQLGLADDKTRRGVFIALAGEEGRSYGFQLLAELRAAGVLADIALKEGKLGNQFKFADKRQYQYVLTLGGDEVASKTVSIKDLASGQERKSVPWVDAFTELSQLS